The following coding sequences lie in one Candidatus Neptunochlamydia sp. REUL1 genomic window:
- a CDS encoding 30S ribosomal protein S15 has product MSAHTQSPLTSHLISTKQAAQIIGCSVDSLKGYISRGALRPSKTVSGRNFYCEEKIRNCTPPSKVHRGKFPSSRSNTVSGIDVVEMRDVIKKWRTSPQDNSSSDVEIGVYTEKIQRLEMDMRATPRESSEFVGMRKQLVKYVFERRKLLNYLQKSRFSRYLKAMKRINS; this is encoded by the coding sequence TTGTCAGCACATACACAATCGCCATTAACAAGCCATCTAATCAGCACAAAACAAGCCGCACAGATCATCGGTTGTTCTGTAGATTCACTCAAAGGCTACATTTCTAGAGGGGCTCTTCGTCCAAGCAAGACAGTTAGCGGTAGGAATTTCTACTGCGAGGAAAAGATTCGCAACTGCACGCCCCCAAGCAAAGTCCATAGGGGAAAGTTTCCTTCTTCTCGATCGAATACAGTCTCTGGTATTGACGTAGTTGAAATGCGCGACGTCATCAAAAAATGGAGAACCTCCCCGCAGGATAATTCTTCCAGTGATGTAGAAATTGGAGTCTATACCGAAAAGATTCAAAGGTTAGAAATGGATATGAGAGCTACTCCACGGGAGTCTTCCGAATTTGTAGGCATGAGAAAACAGCTGGTGAAATATGTTTTTGAAAGAAGAAAGCTTTTGAATTATCTTCAAAAATCTCGTTTTAGCAGATACCTTAAGGCTATGAAGAGGATTAACAGTTAA
- a CDS encoding putative dsRNA-binding protein gives MTNLAMQMVSSLQKNISNIEESLSHKFNNTDLLMRAFMDSSFPLVGMVSDGGETNEDFVWRGNYILQLVVADSIKANHHAADKATKNTMLNKHISNDAHIKYLDKLQVFNHYLYQCPHGLINPDAQIAPFKEKCFKAILTAVYLDAGKSLEPIHGMFVDKFNIELEDSLEFAEKNWKSLLNEWAQKNRMGQLIFSLAERNGPDHAPMFKVKLTLNGDDISTGESTSKKQAEQIAAKTAYEKLVPKP, from the coding sequence ATGACAAATCTAGCAATGCAAATGGTCTCAAGCCTGCAGAAAAACATCTCCAATATTGAAGAATCGCTTTCACATAAATTTAACAACACAGACCTACTCATGAGAGCATTTATGGACTCAAGCTTTCCATTAGTTGGGATGGTCAGCGACGGCGGAGAAACCAATGAAGATTTCGTATGGCGTGGAAATTACATATTGCAGCTTGTGGTTGCAGATTCCATAAAGGCGAACCACCATGCAGCTGACAAGGCCACAAAAAATACCATGCTAAATAAGCACATTAGCAACGACGCCCACATTAAATATCTAGATAAGCTCCAGGTATTCAATCACTACCTGTATCAATGCCCCCATGGACTGATCAATCCGGATGCACAGATAGCGCCCTTCAAAGAAAAATGCTTTAAGGCGATACTCACTGCTGTATATCTCGATGCTGGGAAGTCTCTAGAGCCGATACATGGTATGTTTGTTGATAAATTCAATATTGAGCTGGAGGATTCTTTAGAATTTGCTGAAAAGAATTGGAAGAGCCTCTTAAATGAATGGGCACAAAAGAACCGTATGGGGCAGTTAATCTTCTCTCTCGCAGAACGAAACGGTCCTGATCATGCTCCAATGTTCAAAGTAAAACTGACCCTGAATGGTGACGATATTTCTACAGGAGAAAGCACATCTAAGAAGCAAGCAGAACAAATAGCTGCGAAGACTGCTTACGAAAAGCTTGTTCCTAAACCGTGA
- a CDS encoding transposase: protein MDESGFAHDMPRTHGYSKIGQRCFGTHDWGAKGRTNAIGALLGTSLLTLALFECNINTDAFSIWAEEDLLPKLPSESILVMDNASFHKSKSMQEKIQAAGHTLEYLPPYSPDLNPIEHKWAQAKSKRRKYQCGIDELFKEHCL from the coding sequence ATTGATGAAAGCGGGTTTGCCCATGATATGCCCCGCACCCACGGTTACTCCAAAATAGGACAGCGATGTTTTGGCACTCATGATTGGGGAGCAAAAGGAAGAACAAATGCAATAGGGGCATTACTTGGAACAAGCCTCCTTACACTTGCGTTATTCGAGTGCAATATTAATACAGATGCCTTTTCCATTTGGGCAGAGGAGGACTTGCTACCGAAACTTCCCTCTGAAAGTATTCTGGTTATGGATAATGCTTCATTCCATAAAAGCAAATCTATGCAAGAGAAGATCCAGGCTGCAGGCCATACCTTGGAGTATCTTCCTCCCTATTCTCCTGATCTAAACCCTATTGAACACAAGTGGGCACAGGCAAAGTCTAAGCGAAGAAAATATCAATGTGGAATAGACGAACTTTTCAAGGAGCACTGCCTATAA
- the mtaB gene encoding tRNA (N(6)-L-threonylcarbamoyladenosine(37)-C(2))-methylthiotransferase MtaB has translation MKKYKVVTLGCRTNQYESQAFLDQLKKQGYEEASDGDRADLCIVNTCTVTQSADKRSLYQIRKLARDYNPSKLVVTGCLAERSKKELEALPEVTDVIPNRKKEELLPTVFPEMEWPEFRIERFEAHTRAFVKIQDGCNSYCSYCVIPFVRGRSRSKKMLDILREIDSLVENGYKEVVLTGINIGDFGPERLSDLVRQVDKVEGLERIRISSIDPDEVDDDLLDAVINGEKTCPSMHIVLQSGSNMTLKRMRRKYTKQDFLDATAKLQKAHPLFTFTTDIIVGFPGETEEEFEETLQLMQEVRFAKVHMFPYSDRPKTRASRMPNKVPQEVIAERKAKLLEVANQNAFSLREDLLGQEFSVLLETEERPGYLMGHTENFLPVFVPKKDLRPNTLIKVKIAGNNPEGFIGENKADRKIQTLFA, from the coding sequence ATGAAGAAATATAAAGTTGTCACTTTAGGGTGTAGAACTAACCAATATGAGTCGCAGGCTTTTCTAGACCAACTTAAGAAACAGGGGTACGAGGAAGCTAGCGATGGGGACAGGGCTGATCTATGTATTGTAAATACTTGCACTGTGACCCAGTCTGCGGATAAGCGTTCACTCTATCAAATCAGGAAGCTTGCTCGCGACTACAATCCCTCGAAGCTGGTGGTGACGGGGTGTCTGGCAGAGCGTTCAAAAAAAGAGCTTGAGGCTCTTCCTGAGGTGACGGATGTCATTCCCAATAGAAAAAAAGAAGAACTTCTTCCCACGGTTTTTCCTGAAATGGAATGGCCAGAGTTCCGTATCGAGCGGTTTGAAGCGCATACCCGCGCTTTCGTGAAAATTCAAGATGGATGTAATTCATACTGTAGCTACTGCGTGATTCCGTTTGTGCGGGGGCGTTCTCGTTCTAAAAAGATGCTCGACATCCTACGAGAGATCGATTCGCTTGTTGAAAATGGATATAAAGAAGTCGTCTTGACGGGAATTAATATTGGAGACTTTGGTCCTGAAAGGCTAAGTGATTTGGTGCGACAAGTCGACAAAGTAGAAGGTTTGGAGCGGATTCGTATTTCATCTATTGATCCTGATGAGGTCGATGATGATCTTCTTGATGCTGTGATTAATGGAGAAAAAACGTGTCCTTCCATGCATATTGTTCTTCAATCAGGCTCAAATATGACCTTAAAACGGATGCGGCGCAAGTACACTAAACAGGATTTTTTGGATGCAACTGCAAAGCTCCAAAAAGCGCATCCTTTATTCACTTTTACAACTGACATTATTGTCGGTTTTCCTGGTGAAACTGAGGAAGAGTTTGAGGAGACATTGCAGCTGATGCAGGAGGTCCGTTTTGCAAAGGTTCACATGTTTCCCTATAGCGACCGTCCCAAGACAAGGGCTTCACGGATGCCCAATAAGGTTCCTCAGGAAGTGATTGCAGAAAGAAAAGCAAAGCTCTTAGAAGTGGCAAACCAAAATGCTTTTTCTCTTCGAGAGGATCTATTGGGCCAAGAGTTTTCAGTCTTACTAGAAACAGAAGAACGTCCAGGTTATTTGATGGGGCATACGGAAAATTTCCTTCCTGTATTTGTCCCCAAAAAAGACCTTCGACCCAATACATTAATTAAAGTAAAAATCGCAGGTAACAACCCTGAAGGTTTCATCGGTGAAAATAAAGCTGACAGAAAAATACAAACCCTTTTCGCATGA
- a CDS encoding MarC family protein has product MPQSPVSMAVALFFVINVLGNIPLYLSLLGRYSIQKQRLILLREFGFALVILLLFNYFGSGIFNVLGINEHILGMAGGILLLLISIPMIFPKEDKEKGPQHEPMIVPLATPVIAGPGSITAVMLYSSRVENPLLMTGIICGAMVISCAIALLSSFFKYGLGEKGLVAFERLGGMIVALIAVQMFATGAIELVKTSFFL; this is encoded by the coding sequence ATGCCTCAAAGTCCAGTTTCAATGGCAGTTGCATTATTTTTTGTCATTAACGTCCTAGGAAATATCCCCCTATATCTTTCTCTACTTGGTCGCTATTCCATCCAAAAGCAACGCCTCATCCTCCTTAGAGAATTTGGATTTGCCCTCGTAATTCTTCTCCTCTTCAACTATTTTGGAAGTGGTATTTTCAATGTTCTTGGGATCAATGAACATATCCTGGGAATGGCCGGAGGGATCCTCCTCCTCCTCATCTCCATTCCCATGATTTTCCCTAAGGAAGATAAGGAAAAAGGGCCTCAACATGAGCCGATGATTGTTCCCCTTGCCACTCCTGTTATTGCAGGTCCTGGCTCCATCACTGCTGTAATGCTCTACTCATCACGGGTAGAAAACCCGCTCCTCATGACAGGAATTATTTGCGGTGCAATGGTTATCTCCTGCGCGATTGCACTTCTTTCCTCATTTTTCAAATATGGGCTTGGCGAAAAAGGACTTGTTGCCTTTGAGCGCTTAGGCGGAATGATCGTTGCCCTCATTGCGGTTCAGATGTTTGCCACTGGCGCTATTGAGCTTGTAAAAACCAGCTTCTTTCTATAA
- a CDS encoding MerR family transcriptional regulator: MSYTVKKLPELSGVSIRTLRWYDEVGLLKPAYYGSNGYRYYEEEQILRLQQTLFLP, encoded by the coding sequence TTGAGCTATACAGTAAAGAAATTACCTGAGCTTTCAGGAGTTAGCATCCGCACTCTTCGTTGGTACGATGAGGTTGGGTTATTGAAACCTGCTTACTACGGAAGTAATGGTTATCGATACTATGAAGAAGAACAAATACTAAGACTTCAGCAAACCCTTTTTTTACCATGA
- a CDS encoding aminoglycoside 6-adenylyltransferase, which yields MVGYRGARQRVDTLSDYDLAVFCSSSTPFIKSDKWISRIAKVWVWISESFLCEETLIPTRLVIFEGGVKVDFAFYPIEILQKMSQGFNCGYTILLDQKNLTKKLPQPFDTGFRIPLPSEREFTDLVREFWFEIYHVAKYIKRRDLWSVKF from the coding sequence CTGGTTGGTTACAGAGGAGCTCGCCAGCGAGTCGACACCCTTTCTGACTATGATTTGGCAGTCTTTTGCAGCTCAAGTACGCCGTTTATCAAGAGCGATAAATGGATCAGCCGCATAGCTAAAGTATGGGTCTGGATCTCAGAATCTTTTCTATGCGAAGAAACACTCATTCCAACAAGATTGGTAATCTTCGAGGGTGGAGTGAAAGTCGACTTTGCCTTTTATCCAATTGAAATACTTCAGAAGATGTCTCAAGGATTTAACTGCGGATATACGATACTCCTTGATCAGAAAAACCTAACAAAAAAACTGCCTCAGCCTTTTGATACCGGGTTCCGAATACCTCTACCTTCTGAAAGAGAATTTACAGACCTTGTTCGAGAGTTCTGGTTTGAAATTTACCATGTCGCCAAGTACATTAAGCGCCGTGACCTTTGGTCAGTAAAATTCTAA
- a CDS encoding opioid growth factor receptor-related protein: MSDAIRCSNIIKQVNNHGNEGGLLTSDIGLENGVTSRSCCFCLDRLWSWIKGVSFDKNEVAKSINTAFQGVNLSRLQVSKEELNLFCQNLNQLGVTFAKGRRFDQSLMGVISATGTHVFQKKPTRQTPCVRNTPQKNLTGHMGGTSAARPSFRSPVVHRVPSETTPLRDCRSQSHSPQVSRRGVVASGEAKKSRAFLAFYRNEEKGKNGFSIDGILRFKESEVERHHNFIQWIFPTYSQSGFCSYAPTLNREIVQAFKTDGNLCSKQKQALALMLDHYGLQLDSRTDKISINPSKFAAKKGNFFINGSHNLLRISRILSSLTILGQPELAVEFYNCLKMLSEGPEPRLKDTLKRYWHPVVRRYL; this comes from the coding sequence ATGAGCGATGCAATTCGGTGCTCAAATATCATAAAACAGGTAAACAACCACGGAAATGAAGGTGGCCTTCTTACCAGTGACATTGGTTTGGAAAATGGTGTGACATCGCGATCATGTTGTTTTTGCTTAGATCGTCTTTGGTCATGGATAAAGGGCGTGAGCTTCGACAAAAATGAAGTGGCTAAGTCTATCAATACAGCCTTTCAAGGTGTAAATTTGAGTCGTTTGCAAGTCTCCAAAGAAGAATTAAACCTCTTTTGTCAAAATCTTAATCAATTAGGTGTTACCTTTGCCAAAGGTCGCAGATTTGATCAAAGCCTAATGGGAGTTATATCTGCAACGGGTACGCATGTTTTCCAAAAAAAACCAACTAGGCAAACCCCTTGTGTGAGGAATACACCCCAAAAAAACTTAACTGGACATATGGGGGGAACTTCAGCGGCACGCCCATCTTTTAGAAGCCCTGTCGTACATAGGGTGCCCTCAGAAACAACTCCGTTGCGAGACTGTCGCAGTCAGTCTCACTCACCACAGGTTAGCAGAAGAGGAGTCGTAGCGTCAGGAGAGGCTAAAAAGTCTCGAGCCTTTCTTGCATTCTATCGCAATGAAGAAAAAGGTAAGAATGGGTTTTCGATTGATGGGATTCTAAGGTTCAAAGAATCTGAAGTTGAAAGACATCACAATTTTATTCAGTGGATCTTCCCTACATACAGTCAGAGTGGATTCTGTAGCTATGCACCAACTCTAAACAGAGAAATTGTGCAGGCATTTAAGACGGATGGAAATCTTTGTTCTAAACAAAAGCAAGCTTTAGCTCTCATGCTTGATCATTATGGACTGCAGCTCGATTCTCGGACAGATAAAATTTCAATTAATCCTAGTAAGTTTGCAGCAAAAAAAGGGAACTTTTTCATCAACGGTTCACACAACCTTTTAAGGATCTCGAGGATTCTTTCGAGCTTGACGATCCTTGGTCAGCCTGAGCTTGCTGTGGAGTTCTACAATTGCCTAAAGATGCTTTCTGAGGGTCCTGAGCCAAGGCTCAAAGATACCTTGAAAAGATACTGGCATCCTGTTGTAAGAAGATATCTTTAA
- the radC gene encoding RadC family protein, with protein sequence MTALAQIPKEERPRERLLQQGSDALSLTELLAICLGSGRRGVSVIRLAEELLARFGSLSNLFEASVQALIEVKGIGIAKAVQLKATFALAKRINYLAYRPKYPVYGPDDLHAYIGPKLRDKKQECVAIMLRDAQGNLFHDEILGIGTLTQVIIHPREVFHNALCRRAASLALAHNHPSGDSSPSVADIELTKLLATSGRLLGIPLDDHLIIGSSSYTSLWKEGIIKSNGYTS encoded by the coding sequence ATGACAGCACTTGCTCAAATTCCTAAAGAAGAGCGCCCTCGTGAGCGTCTTCTTCAACAGGGAAGTGACGCCCTTTCACTTACCGAGCTTCTTGCAATCTGTTTAGGAAGTGGCAGGCGCGGTGTTTCCGTAATTCGTCTTGCCGAAGAACTCCTTGCGCGTTTTGGGAGCCTATCAAACCTCTTTGAAGCCTCCGTTCAAGCTCTCATAGAAGTAAAAGGAATTGGAATAGCCAAAGCGGTTCAGCTTAAAGCAACTTTTGCCCTTGCTAAACGGATTAACTATCTTGCCTATCGCCCTAAATACCCTGTCTATGGTCCAGATGACCTCCACGCCTATATTGGTCCAAAACTTCGTGATAAAAAACAAGAATGTGTTGCCATTATGCTCCGTGATGCGCAAGGAAACCTCTTTCATGATGAAATTCTTGGTATCGGAACCCTCACTCAGGTGATTATCCACCCCCGAGAGGTTTTTCACAATGCCCTCTGCCGCCGTGCTGCGAGCCTCGCTCTTGCTCACAACCATCCTAGTGGTGACTCTTCCCCCTCAGTGGCTGATATTGAGCTCACTAAACTTCTTGCCACTTCTGGGCGTCTTCTAGGCATTCCCCTTGATGACCACCTTATCATCGGTAGCTCCAGCTACACCTCTCTCTGGAAGGAGGGAATCATTAAATCTAACGGATACACCTCCTGA
- the hflX gene encoding GTPase HflX: protein MKEDKLYEDIKYEISDLKTALIAGGYDRARDLPLCKEHLDELASLAYTYGFEVVGNEPCSIRSIDAALFFGKGKVEELRVKAEELNADVIIFDNEISPNQQRNLERIFKKPVIDRTELILEIFSQRAQTKEAMLQVELARSHYQLPRLKRLWTHLSRQSSGGGGFLKGEGERQIELDRRLVRKRITRLRKEIEEVRHQREVQRRARNRSGVPTFSIIGYTNVGKSTLLRALTDAEVLVEDKLFATLDTTTRKFALPNHQDVLLIDTVGFIRKIPHTLVAAFKSTLEEAVLADILLHLIDVNHPLAEEHAESTYEVLKELSTEKKPIITVLNKVDALENKALVARFKLKYPRVVAISALTGDGFDELLQMMMDVLKDLRKVVSLRIPQKDYALVSELMQEGRVVHQDYEGNDVLIEIEIPAHLEHKVREYIEDDSTCSNS, encoded by the coding sequence ATGAAAGAAGATAAACTCTACGAAGATATTAAGTATGAAATTAGCGACTTAAAAACGGCTTTGATTGCAGGCGGTTATGATCGAGCGCGAGATTTGCCCCTTTGCAAAGAGCATCTTGATGAGCTTGCGTCCCTTGCTTATACTTATGGTTTTGAAGTTGTAGGGAATGAACCGTGTTCGATCCGGTCTATTGACGCAGCCCTTTTTTTTGGAAAAGGAAAAGTTGAAGAGCTTCGAGTAAAAGCGGAAGAGCTAAATGCTGACGTGATAATATTTGATAATGAAATTTCTCCCAACCAACAACGTAATCTCGAAAGAATTTTTAAGAAACCTGTGATTGACAGGACAGAGCTTATCTTAGAAATTTTTTCGCAAAGAGCTCAAACAAAAGAGGCGATGTTGCAGGTAGAACTTGCGCGAAGCCACTACCAACTCCCAAGGCTTAAACGACTGTGGACTCACCTCTCTAGACAATCCTCTGGAGGTGGAGGCTTTCTAAAAGGGGAGGGGGAACGACAGATTGAATTAGATAGGCGTCTCGTTCGCAAGAGAATCACGCGTCTCAGAAAAGAAATTGAAGAGGTGCGTCATCAGCGTGAAGTGCAGCGCCGTGCGCGGAATCGTTCGGGGGTTCCGACCTTTTCTATTATTGGATATACCAATGTAGGGAAATCTACCCTTCTTCGCGCTCTCACGGACGCGGAAGTCCTCGTGGAGGACAAGCTTTTCGCGACACTTGATACAACAACCCGAAAGTTTGCTCTTCCCAATCATCAAGACGTCCTTTTGATCGATACTGTTGGGTTCATTAGAAAAATTCCTCATACGCTTGTTGCTGCCTTTAAAAGCACCCTTGAAGAAGCGGTTTTGGCCGATATTTTGCTTCACCTCATCGATGTGAACCATCCTCTTGCAGAAGAGCATGCGGAGTCGACTTACGAAGTCCTAAAGGAGCTAAGCACTGAAAAAAAACCGATCATCACCGTTTTAAATAAGGTTGATGCTCTTGAAAACAAAGCGCTTGTTGCCCGCTTTAAGCTAAAGTATCCCCGTGTGGTTGCGATCTCAGCGCTCACAGGAGATGGGTTTGATGAGCTTTTGCAGATGATGATGGATGTTCTCAAAGACTTGCGGAAAGTTGTAAGTCTTCGTATTCCTCAAAAAGACTATGCTCTTGTCAGTGAACTTATGCAAGAAGGGAGAGTCGTTCATCAAGACTATGAAGGGAATGATGTACTTATCGAAATTGAAATTCCAGCTCATCTAGAGCATAAGGTGCGGGAGTATATCGAAGATGACAGCACTTGCTCAAATTCCTAA
- a CDS encoding MBL fold metallo-hydrolase, with amino-acid sequence MKLLFLGSGGSMGIPVIGCSCETCTSSDRKNKRYRPSVLLTKGEKRFLIDIGPDYRTQALKYGVDTLDGLIVTHSHYDHIAGLDELRIYTFRQKKPVPCLLSRETYEELKVRYHYFLPKDSVHDTKCKFSILDEENGKTVFQGLDVEYFSYVQIGMKVNGFRFNNLAYVTDIMEYDESIFDSLKGLDILILSGRRWEKSVAHLSIDEGIDFAKKTGAKKIYFTHISHEIEHEKDSRDLPEGFFLAYDGLEIDL; translated from the coding sequence TTGAAACTTCTTTTTTTGGGGTCAGGTGGGTCGATGGGGATTCCTGTGATCGGATGCTCATGCGAAACTTGCACGTCTTCAGATAGAAAGAACAAGAGATATCGTCCTTCAGTGCTTTTGACTAAGGGAGAGAAGCGATTTTTGATAGACATCGGTCCCGACTATCGCACCCAAGCGCTTAAGTACGGAGTAGACACCCTTGATGGTTTGATCGTAACCCATTCCCACTATGACCACATCGCAGGACTTGATGAACTTCGGATCTACACATTTCGTCAAAAAAAACCTGTTCCCTGCTTGCTTTCTCGAGAAACCTATGAAGAGCTAAAAGTCCGTTATCACTATTTTTTACCTAAGGATTCTGTTCACGATACAAAATGTAAGTTCTCGATTCTTGATGAGGAGAATGGAAAAACAGTGTTTCAAGGATTGGATGTGGAGTATTTTTCTTATGTTCAGATAGGAATGAAGGTGAATGGGTTTCGCTTTAACAACCTTGCCTATGTTACCGATATTATGGAATATGACGAGTCGATTTTTGATTCTTTAAAAGGATTGGACATACTAATATTGAGTGGAAGGCGATGGGAGAAATCGGTTGCGCACTTAAGCATCGATGAGGGAATCGACTTTGCAAAAAAAACAGGTGCAAAAAAAATATATTTTACGCACATTTCTCATGAAATAGAACATGAAAAAGACTCTAGGGACCTTCCTGAAGGTTTTTTTCTTGCATACGATGGACTTGAAATCGATTTATGA
- a CDS encoding NAD(P)/FAD-dependent oxidoreductase, giving the protein MKKIAIIGAGFSGLGACYHLLQMGGDITVFDGKGVGGGASGVASGLLHPYPGETARLSWKGEEGLAATNELLKIVGPDVYKKTGILRFALTEKQEKAFKERAEEREDVEWWSAEKCHAFAPGSHYLPGIFIRSGITVHASLYLKGLWKVCEEQGARLVKQNVYLSDLRGFNQVVLASGGGVRAFEAGKSLDLRFNKGQILVCQKPKYWKKASSVIGKGYLAMSEREDRCYLGSTYERDYMTEQPCLGTAVDLILKQIGKFIPATGAFKVEGCHADIRVSNRKNYHPIAQKLDKNLFVLTAMGSRGLLYHSYLGKALAETMMEEVLV; this is encoded by the coding sequence ATGAAAAAAATTGCTATTATTGGCGCTGGCTTTTCTGGTCTAGGCGCTTGCTACCACCTCCTGCAAATGGGGGGAGATATTACTGTTTTTGATGGGAAAGGAGTTGGAGGTGGCGCCTCTGGTGTAGCCTCAGGATTGCTTCATCCCTACCCTGGAGAAACAGCACGTCTTTCTTGGAAAGGTGAAGAGGGGCTTGCTGCAACAAATGAGCTCTTGAAGATTGTGGGGCCAGATGTTTACAAAAAGACAGGGATCCTAAGATTTGCACTTACAGAAAAGCAAGAAAAAGCTTTTAAAGAGCGGGCAGAAGAGCGAGAAGATGTCGAATGGTGGAGCGCTGAAAAGTGTCACGCTTTTGCTCCAGGAAGTCATTACCTCCCTGGTATCTTTATTCGCTCTGGAATCACCGTTCACGCAAGCCTTTACTTAAAGGGGCTCTGGAAGGTATGTGAAGAGCAAGGAGCGCGTCTTGTAAAACAAAACGTTTACCTCTCTGATCTAAGGGGATTTAATCAGGTGGTTCTAGCTTCTGGAGGGGGTGTGCGTGCGTTTGAAGCAGGAAAATCTCTTGATCTGAGGTTTAACAAAGGGCAGATTCTTGTGTGTCAAAAACCCAAGTACTGGAAAAAAGCATCAAGTGTTATTGGAAAAGGGTATCTTGCCATGAGTGAAAGGGAAGACAGGTGCTATCTAGGATCGACGTATGAGCGGGACTATATGACGGAGCAGCCTTGCTTGGGAACTGCGGTGGATTTGATTTTGAAACAGATTGGGAAGTTTATTCCCGCGACCGGAGCTTTTAAAGTTGAAGGGTGTCATGCAGATATCCGAGTATCAAATCGCAAAAACTATCACCCTATCGCTCAAAAGTTGGATAAAAATCTTTTTGTCCTTACTGCAATGGGGTCAAGAGGGCTCCTTTACCACAGTTACTTAGGAAAGGCCTTAGCAGAAACTATGATGGAAGAGGTACTAGTTTGA
- a CDS encoding IS5 family transposase (programmed frameshift), producing the protein MGKASHRRHDISDKVWELLAPHLPGRKGGWGAVAKDNRLFINAVFWILRTGSPWRDLPPDYGDWKNTHRRFCRWRDAGIWEALLECLVEDPDYEWLMIDAIHIKGHPHASGAKGSNQDMSRTKKGLNTKIHLAVDAHDTTHDSTQANFLIQGISAEHLLADKAYDSDAIILQAESQGINPVIPLRLNRKKWREFDKELYKLRHLVENAFLHLKRWRGIATRYAKNTASFIAAVQIRCIALWASIS; encoded by the exons ATGGGAAAAGCATCGCATCGTCGCCACGATATTTCAGATAAAGTCTGGGAATTGTTAGCTCCTCACCTGCCAGGTCGAAAAGGGGGTTGGGGCGCCGTAGCAAAAGATAACCGTCTGTTCATTAACGCTGTTTTCTGGATTCTTCGAACAGGCTCTCCTTGGAGAGACTTACCACCTGATTATGGAGATTGGAAAAACACTCACCGTCGCTTTTGTCGTTGGCGGGATGCTGGAATTTGGGAAGCGTTGCTTGAATGTTTAGTGGAAGATCCTGACTATGAATGGCTCATGATAGATGCGATCCATATTAAGGGGCACCCTCATGCATCGGGAGCTAAAGGCAGTAATCAAGACATGAGTCGGACAAAAA AGGGGCTTAACACAAAAATACACTTGGCCGTGGATGCGCATGATACCACTCATGACAGTACTCAAGCAAATTTCTTGATCCAAGGTATTTCAGCAGAGCATTTGCTCGCCGATAAAGCTTATGATAGTGACGCAATTATATTGCAAGCCGAGAGTCAGGGCATAAATCCAGTCATTCCTCTGAGGTTAAATCGCAAAAAATGGAGAGAATTTGATAAAGAACTATATAAGCTTCGACACCTTGTAGAAAATGCTTTTCTCCACCTAAAACGATGGCGTGGAATAGCCACTCGATATGCCAAAAACACAGCTTCATTCATAGCTGCAGTGCAAATTCGTTGTATCGCTCTTTGGGCTTCTATCTCATGA